TGCGACGGCTGCCACACCAGCCTGGTCGGCACGCACGCCGACGTCGAGATCGTCCGTACGGACCTGCTGTCCATCGGCGTCAAGGAAACCCGCGACCTGGTCCGCCGGTCCTCCCTCTCCCCGGCCGGCGGCCGGTGGCAGGTGATCGTCCTGGAGGACGCCGACCGCCTCACCGAAGGCGCCGGAAATGTCCTCCTCAAGGCCGTCGAGGAGCCCGCTCCCCGTACGGTCTGGCTGCTGTGTGCGCCCTCCGTCGAGGACGTCCTGCCCACCATCCGCTCGCGCTGCCGCCATCTCTCCCTGCGTACGCCTCCGGTCGCCGCGGTCGCCGACGTCCTCGTCCGGCGCGACGGCATCGAGCCGGAGGCCGCCGACCGGGCCGCCCGCGCCACTCAGGGGCACATCGGCCGGGCCCGCCGGCTCGCCACGGACGAGCGTGCCCGCGCCCGTAGGGCGGCCGTGCTCAAACTCCCGCTCCGCACCGACGACATCGGCGGCTGCCTCAAGGCCGCCCAGGAGCTGATCGATGCCGCGGGGGAGGACGCCAAGCAGGTCGCCGAGGATGTCGACACCAAGGAGACCGAGGAGCTGCGCGCCGCGCTCGGCGCCGCCGCCGGCACCGGCGGACGCCTGCCGCGCGGCACGGCCGGCGCCATGAAGGAGCTCCAGGACAAGCAGAAGCGCCGCTCCACCCGTACCCAGCGCGACAGCCTCGACCTGGCCCTGGTCGACCTCACCAGCTTCTACCGCGACGTCCTCGCCCTCCAGATGGGCGCCTCGGTACCCCTCGCCAACGACGAGGTACGCGACAGCATCCACCGCATCGCCACCGCCTCGACCCCCGAACGCACTCTCCGCCGTATAGAAGCCGTGATCGCCTGCCGCGAGGCCCTGGACCGCAATGTGGCTCCCCTCCTCGCGGTCGAGGCGATGGCTGTCGCCCTCCGCGCCGGCTGACCACCACCCACCGCAGCACCCCGACCCCGCCGGTCACCCGGCCTCGCACGCAAGGAGGCGCACACGCAACGTCCCCATCCGGATACTCTCCGTCCGAACCCTCACGGCAACCGCCGCGGCAACCACCCCGGCGTCCGCCGCCCCACACCCGCCACCAGCCACATCGACACCCACCCCTGACACCCGCCACCGGACATCTGCCCCCGCCCCCACCCCGGGCCCGACCTCCCACCCGCCCCGCGCGCTCTCACCACCAGGGCCGGCCTCCTGCCCCGGCGGCAGCCACAGCCCAGCAAGCCCCACCGCCGACACCAGCACCGCCGGCACTCACCCCACCAGCACCCGCCCACCACCGCCGGCACTCGCCCCACCAACACCGCCCCCCGCCCCGCCACCCGCACTCCACCTTCCAGGGACCGACACCGCCTCCACTTTCCAGGGACCGAGACCAAGGACCGCCCATGGCCACCAGCCGTCTGCTCCGCACCTCCGCCGCTCTCCTCGCGGCCACCGCTCTGCTGATCTCCGGCTGCTCCTCGGGGAGTTCGTCCCCCGATGCCGAGGCGTCCCCCGGCCCCACAACGGAAGCCGGTGCCCAGCGCCCCGCCGCCGACGCCACCCTCGCGCCGCTCCCGTCCTCCACCCCGGCCGCCCTCCGGCCGTACTACGACCAGAAGCTGAGCTGGCGCTCCTGTGGGAGCGGCTTCGAATGCACGGCGATGAAGGCGCCCCTGGACTACGCCGACCCCGGTGCGGGCGACATCAAGCTCGCGGTGGCCCGCAAGAAGGCCACCGGCCCCGGCAGCCGGATCGGCTCCCTCCTGGTCAATCCGGGCGGCCCCGGCGCGTCGGCGATCGACTACCTCCAGCAGTACGCGCCCCAGCCCGCCGCGGTCCGGGCGCGTTACGACATGGCGGCGATGGACCCGCGCGGCGTGGCGCGCAGCGCGCCGGTCAAGTGCCTCGGCAACAAACAGATGGACCGCTACACCCAGACCGACCAGACCCCGGACACCCCGGCCGAGGTCAACAAGCTCATCAACGCCTACCGCACCTTCGCCAAGGACTGCCAGGACCGCTCCGGCAAGGTGCTCTCGCACGTCTCCACGATCGAAGCCGCCCGCGACATGGACGTACTGCGCGCCGCCCTGGGCGACAAGAAGCTCCACTACGTCGGCGCTTCCTACGGCACCCTCCTCGGCGCGACCTACGCCGGCCTCTATCCCTCCCGCGTCGGCCGCATGGTCCTGGACGGCGCGATGAACCCGGCGCTCGACTCCCGCAGGACCAACATCGACCAGACCACCGGCTTCAACACCGCCTTCACGGCGTTCGCCGCGGACTGCATCAAGCACAAGAACTGCCCCCTCGGCACCAAGAGCACCGAGGACGCAGGCAACCAGCTCTCCGCCCTGTTCAAGAAGCTGGACGCCCACCCGGCGGCAACGGGCGAGGAGCGCAAGCTCACCGAGTCCCTGGCCACCACGGGCGTCATCGCCGCCATGTACGACGAGCGCGCCTGGCCCCTCCTGCGCGATTACCTCGCCCAGGCCAAGGCAGGCAACGGCCGCGGGCTGCTCACCCTCTCCGACAGCTATTACGAGCGCGAGCCGAACGGCTCCTACGCCAACCAGATGTACGCCAACCCCGCCGTCAACTGCCTCGACCTCGCGTCCGCCTTCACCACCCCCGACCAGGTCCGCGCCGCCTTGCCCAGCTTCCGCAAGGCCTCCCCGGTCTTCGGCACAAACTTCGCCTGGGCCGCTCTGAACTGCGCATACTGGCCGGTCAAGCCCACCGGCACACCCCACCGCATCGAGGCCAAGGGCGCCGCCCCGATCCTCGTCGTCGGCACCACCCGCGACCCGGCCACCCCCTACAGCTGGGCCAAGGCCCTCGCCTCCCAGCTCTCCAGCGCCACCCTGCTCACCTACGAGGGTGACGGCCACACCGCCTACGGCCGCGGCAGCGACTGCATCGACACCGCGATCAACAACTACCTCCTCAACGGCACCGTCCCCCCGAAGAACAAGCACTGCAAGTGACCCGCCTCACACCCTTTCACCCCGCTCCCCGCCCTCCCCTGACCAGCTCCTAAACGGGTTACAGAGCACCCCTCTGTGATGTGTAGACTGGGCCGCGCACCACGCCGCCTTAGCTCAGTTGGCCAGAGCAACGCACTCGTAATGCGTAGGTCTCGGGTTCGAATCCCGAAGGCGGCTCTGTGGAAAGCCCAGGTCAGAGATCGCTGACCTGGGTTTTTTGTTGGGTGCGTCCAGCCGTACGGGAGTGGCCGGTGTGAGGCCACCGGCGGTCGGTGGGTGGCCGTAGCGGTCAGGCACGCGGTCGTTCAGGCCTGCTCGGGCGTGAGGTGGACCGTCGCCAGGGCGCCGCCGGCGGCGGGGTTTTCGTAGGTGACCTTGGTGTTCAGTACCC
This Streptomyces decoyicus DNA region includes the following protein-coding sequences:
- a CDS encoding DNA polymerase III subunit delta' encodes the protein MAVWDDVVGQDRLTAQLAAAARDADALVTAEHAGERPRPGEQPEPQPSADRGSASQMTHAWLFTGPPGSGRSTAARAFAAALQCVSPDRALGGAPGCGFCDGCHTSLVGTHADVEIVRTDLLSIGVKETRDLVRRSSLSPAGGRWQVIVLEDADRLTEGAGNVLLKAVEEPAPRTVWLLCAPSVEDVLPTIRSRCRHLSLRTPPVAAVADVLVRRDGIEPEAADRAARATQGHIGRARRLATDERARARRAAVLKLPLRTDDIGGCLKAAQELIDAAGEDAKQVAEDVDTKETEELRAALGAAAGTGGRLPRGTAGAMKELQDKQKRRSTRTQRDSLDLALVDLTSFYRDVLALQMGASVPLANDEVRDSIHRIATASTPERTLRRIEAVIACREALDRNVAPLLAVEAMAVALRAG
- a CDS encoding alpha/beta hydrolase, which produces MATSRLLRTSAALLAATALLISGCSSGSSSPDAEASPGPTTEAGAQRPAADATLAPLPSSTPAALRPYYDQKLSWRSCGSGFECTAMKAPLDYADPGAGDIKLAVARKKATGPGSRIGSLLVNPGGPGASAIDYLQQYAPQPAAVRARYDMAAMDPRGVARSAPVKCLGNKQMDRYTQTDQTPDTPAEVNKLINAYRTFAKDCQDRSGKVLSHVSTIEAARDMDVLRAALGDKKLHYVGASYGTLLGATYAGLYPSRVGRMVLDGAMNPALDSRRTNIDQTTGFNTAFTAFAADCIKHKNCPLGTKSTEDAGNQLSALFKKLDAHPAATGEERKLTESLATTGVIAAMYDERAWPLLRDYLAQAKAGNGRGLLTLSDSYYEREPNGSYANQMYANPAVNCLDLASAFTTPDQVRAALPSFRKASPVFGTNFAWAALNCAYWPVKPTGTPHRIEAKGAAPILVVGTTRDPATPYSWAKALASQLSSATLLTYEGDGHTAYGRGSDCIDTAINNYLLNGTVPPKNKHCK